GTCGGCACGCAGGGTGGTCAGCGTCGCGAGGTGCCGTTCCGCGCAGAAGGCGACAACGCGCTCATCGCGCACATCCAACCGATGATCGCCCGCCATGCCCGTCCCCTGTCCGCCGAACCGACCTCGATCATGGCACGCGGCGGCGTACCCGGTCCCGCTCCGGCGGGGCGTCCGGCTGACCGGGCAGTTGGCGATCCGCCGCCCGGCGTTGGTGCACCAGCCGGGTGAGGTAGATCAGCGCGGCGGCCAGGACACCCATGTCATCCAGGTAGATCGGATCCGGGAGCACGTCGATCGGGAAGATCGTGTAGATCAGCGCCCCGTAGAAGGCGATCTTGCCGCCCGCGCCGAGCCCGGTCAGCAGCCGTCGCGTACGCACCACCCGCACCGCCAGCACCACGGCACCGACCAGTGTGGCGATCGCCAGGATGCCGGCGATCACCACGAGGACCCACGCCTGTCGGGACATGCCGTCACGCTAACCCACCCGACACCGCTCGGCTCAGAACGCGGGCACCGTCGCGCGGCCGTGGGCGATCACCTTGTTGTCCCGGGTCTGCTCGACCGACGGCCGGGCAACCTCGCTGAGCGGAAGCACCGACGCCGACTCCGCGACCCGTCGCCCGGCGGCGGCGTGGGCCTCCTCGCGCAGACTGCGGGCCGCCGCCACGGCCAGCTCCGCCGCCCGCCAGGCAATCTGCTCCTGCTCGCGGGCCGCGGCGTGCTTGGCCGCCAGGTTGTCCCGGATCGCTCGCTGCAGCACCAGTTCCTGCTCGACCGGGTGCAGCCGAGGGTCCCAGCCGTCGCGGTGCGCGAAGACGTCGCTGAGCTGCTCCACCGACAGCTCCCGCCGCCAGTACGCGTCCAGGGCGGCGCGGTGCAGGTAGCGCTCGCGGTCCACGTACTCGGAGGGAGTCCGGGCGGTGTGCGGGAGCGGCATCGCGGCCGCGCCGCCGAGCCGCCGCACGGCCACCTCGGCCGCCTCGTACGTCTGCCAGGCCGCCTCGACCGCCTCCTGCGCGGCCACCCACTCCGCCCGGCGGCGCTTGGCGGTGCTCGTCGCCCCCTCCGCGGCCACCGCGACCTCCTGCGCGTAGCGGCTCTGCTCCCGTTCCTCCTGGGCCTGTTCGAATTGGCTCGGCATGGCCGCGCGGCGGATCCGAGCGCCCGGGTCGAAGCGGAGCCGGCCGGGCCGCAGCAGGAGGAGAGCGGAGACAGCGACCCCGACCACCCCGAGCAGGCTCAGCCAGATGACGGCGGCGCGGGACAGGTCGGGCAGGGCGGCGGAGAGGAGGGATTGCATGATCAGCACCTCGCGGTCGAAGGCGGGTATCGACGGGCGGCAGGAGGGGCCCGACAGCACCGGTCGGCCAAGTGGCGGGGTCTCCCGTCGGCGGCAACTCAGGTGCGCGCGACGGATTACCCGGGACCGGGCCCCGGAGATCGCCGGGCCTGGATCAGCGGGCGGGTGGGCCCCGTCGCGTCGGAGTGCCACGGCCGGGATCGATGGCCGGCGTGTGCCCCGGGCCCTCCGTCAACGGAGCGGCCACCGCGGCGGTATCGACCGTGCCAGCCGGCGGGGCGGCAACGGGCTGGCCCGCCCGCTCGGTGGCCGGGCCGGCATCGGGGCGGACAGTCGCCACCCGGCTGCTCACGGCACTGGGCCGCAGCTGCGTCGGGGCCGGCGGTGGGGTCGCGGCGAGAGCGCCACCGAGGCCGACCGCGAGCACCAGCGCGGTGACCGCCAGCCGGGTCAGGTCCCGCAGTGACCGCAGCACAGCCCATCGGGCTGGGCGGACACACGCTGCGGACGACACCAGACCAACCTATCGCCCACCTCGGCATGTCGCAGCACGGCGACGCTCCGGTCTGGCGTGACCGCCACCACCATGCGCACTGTGGACGGCATCGATCGACACCCGGAAACAGCGGTGCCCCCGGGCCGGATCAGGTCCGGTCGGGGGCACCGCGCATCGTTCGTACGGCACCGCCGGTGGTCAACGTTGCCGGCGGCGGATCGTGGTCAGTCCCCGGTGCCGAGCACCGGAGGCGCGGCGTTCCCGCCGTCCCGCCACACCATCTCGTCCTCGGTCAACCAGGTCAGCCGCTCATCGGAGTCGTCGTCCTGAGGTCCGCCGCGCCCGCCGAGCACCCCGGGCCGCCCGGCGCCGCTGCCGGAGCCCGGTCGGGCGTTGCCGCCGGTCGTGGCCGCCCGCCCGCCGCTGGTGCCGCGCTGGCCGTCCATGCTGCGCCCGACCCCGCTGGCGGAGCGACTCTCTGCCGGGGCCGCACCACCGGTCGGACGAGCCGAGGTGGGGGCGTGCTGCCCGAACCGGCGAGCGCGGCCGTGCGCAGCACTCCGCCGGCCGGTGCCCCGCCCTGTGCTCCGTAGAGCAGACCCGGACCGGTGCCGGCACCAGGGGTCACCGTGGTCGGCCCGGACAGGCCGGCCAGCCCGACGGCACCCCCGCCGAGCAGCGCGCCGCCGATCAGCGGGTCCGCACCGGCGAGTGAGGTGCCGGGGGACTCGGAGTCGGTGCCTGCACCATCCGGGCCGGTGACGACAGCAGGCGTGCCACCGGTGCCCGAACCGTTGTCAACAGGGACCGAGCCCTCGCCGACGACCGGCGTCGGGGCCGCGCGAACGGGCGTCGCAATGGTCTTGCCACCGGTGTGTGCGCTGCCGTCGGTGGTGTTGGGCCCTGAGGTCACCCTGGCGATGGCCGAAACGCTCTGGGGCGTCGTCGGATCCTTGCTGACCGTGCTCGGAGTGTCCGGGTCAGGTTGGGGCGGATCGACCACCCGGTCATAGGCGGACAGCTCGTAACCGGAGGCCAACTCGGCCACCAGGTTCACCATCCGCTGGTGGGCCTTGTCCTGCTCTTCCTTGTCCTGCTGGTGACCCAGGACGCCCATGACGACAGCGCCGGGCAGACCGAAAGTGGCGGCACCCTTGAGCGCACCGGAGACCGCCTTGTCGTTGTCGTCGGTCTCCTCCGGGCTCTCGGCCTGCTTCTGGCCGGCGCGCAGGTGGTCGGCCATCATGGTCAGCCCCTGCTTGATGCCGGCCATCCCCTCGCCCAACGCATCGGAGTGGGCGACGATCAGGCTGAGTCGCCGATGGAACTCCCGACCTGCCGAACCTGTCCAGGTGTTGCCGAGCTTCTCGAGGTCGCCACTCAACTCCCGGCCGACACCGTCCAGAATTCCCTTGAGCTCTGCCCACTGGGCGGCTACGCCCTCGATCTGCTCCGGCTTGCCCGCCATCACGCCGTCGTACAGCTGTTGGTGGCTGCTGCCCTGGTAACGCTGGGTGTATTCAGACACGCCCGTCCTCCTTCGGCTGCAACGCCCGGTCGACCCCGTTCAACGCGGCGGTGACATCGGTGGCGTTGGCTGCGTTACGCGCCTCGGCGGTGCGGTAGTTGGTCAGGATCGTGCTGGTCGCCTGCTGTGCCGCCAGCACCGCCTGCCGGATCCGTTGGGCCTGATCGACATAGGACTGGTGGACCTCGCTGTAGCGGCGGGCCTTGTCGGTGGCGTCGAAGAACGAGCCCAACGCCGGAGGGCTGCACTGCATCTCGGTGTTGAGTTTGCGCAGCACCGAATCGACCTGGGTCAGGCGCGACGCCAGGTGCCGGTGGAAGTCCTCAAGGGACAGCAGGTCGACTTCCGTACGCCCGGTCATGGCAACATCCCCGTCGTTCTGGTTGACAACCGTCAGCACCATCCAGGTTAGTCCACCGCTACGACTCTGGGCGACCCGTCGAAGCTGCTCAGCCGTCGGCCCCGGTCGATCCCATCGGCATCCCACCCCCCGCCCCACCGGTCGGCGGAGCGCTGCTGACCGGAGCGGACGGCGTCGAGCCGGACGGCCGAACGGACGGCGTCGACCCCGAGGGCGTCGCGGACCCCGAAGGCGGCGCGGGGGACGTCGACCCCGACGGCAGTGCCGGAGACGGCGGCGCGGCCGACGGCCGTACGGTCGGGGCTGGCCCTTCGGGTGAGAAGACGGCCAGCGCGTCCTCGTAATTCAGCGTGGGCCCGGTCGGGATCAGCGAGAGCAGCGAGCCGGGCACCGCCAGCGGGGTGATCCCGTCGTAGCCGAGTACGCCCAGCGTCGCCGCCGAGCCGAGCGGATACCGGATGCCCTGCGGGGTGATCAGGTAGATCGTCGACCCGGCGGCACCGGATCCGCTGGTCCCGGCACCGGGCGAGGCCTGCACGATGACACCCTTCCCGCCGGGCAGCAGCACTGCTTCGGCGGTGCGTACGGCGTCGCGCCTGGTCTGTCGCACCGGCACCAGCCCCGGATCGCTCGCGGTCAGCTCGGCCGGCGCCCGGTCGAAGACCTCCAGGGTGGTGGTCGGCGGGCCGCCCGCGCTGCCCGCCCGGTACGTCGCGCACAGCACGGTCTGACCGGAAACCGTCTGGTGGAAGGTGGGCATCGTCGGCGGCAGCCCTTCCTCCTCCACCCGTTGCTCGACATACGAATCGGCGGCCTGGTTCGGCGTGATGTCGGTGATCCGACCGCCGTCGCTGACCATCAGTAGCGCGGTGATCTCACTGATTGAGACGAGGCCTTCCCGGGCCAGTACGTAGTGCCGCCCGGCGGCCCTGAACACCTGACCGATGGTGGACGACCGCCCGGCCACGTCCCGGCTGCTGGATTGACCTTCGCCGGGCAGCGACGGCTTGCGCAGCGGCGGCCCGGCCGGTACGGCGTTGATCAGCTGCTGCCCGACCCACAGCTTCGCGGCGTCGGGCAGATTCAACGCAGTGCTGGTCCGTGGCCCACCGAGCACCTGGAGCCGGGTGTTGTTGGTGAGCACGTACTGCTGGTCGTCCACCGCGACCAGCGCCGCGCCGTCGCCCAGCGGCGTGCCGCCGGGCAGCGCACGGTCGATCACCACCCGGGTGCTGGAACGCTTCGTGTCGACCGGGTCGGGCACGTCGCAGACCGACCAGGGCAGCCCGGTCAACGACTTGCGGTCCGGCAGGGCGTCCGGCGCCCCGACGATGCCGAGGGTGACGCCGCGTGGTCGGTCCCGCAGCGACGCCTGGGACATCGTCCGCGGCACCGCATCCGACTTGTTCAGGATCAGGCGGGCCGAGGTGTAGTTGAGCGTCGGATGCAGCTGCCCGTTCATGAACACGTACGTCGCGCCGGTCTCCCGTTCGATGACCAGGGTCTGGTCTTGCAGCGGCGCGGCGTTTCCGGTCAACTGGCCGTAGGCGCCCACCCCACCGAGCACGACGGCGGCGGCGACGACACTGCCGAAGACGGCCATGCCGAGCCGTCGCATCGGCAGGTTGGTGGTCTCCGGATCGCCCGACAGCAACGCGGAGACGATCCGACGGGTGACGAAGCGGTACGCCTGCACCTGATCGCGGCGGGTCCGCATGACTTACCTCCGGCGGGGTGGATCCGCGACGATCAGGTCGGGGTGCCGTCGCGGGCTTCCCTACGATAAGGGGCCGACGGCGGTTCCTCGGGACCACCGCTCGTGGCCGGCGCCGGACCGACCCGGCGCAGAGCCGTACCGTGCAGGAGGGACAGTCAGCGATGACACAGGTTCAGGTGCGACCCGCCCGAGCGACCGCGGACCCGTCCGACGTTCCGACGCGGTCGGCGCCCCCGGCCGACCGGCCCGGCCGTGGACGGGTCGGCCCCGTCCTGGTTGGGCAGCTCGTCGTGCTGGAGCTGTGCGCGCTCGGTGTCTGGGCGGCGGCGGCCGGGCCCAGCTGGGTGTTCGCCGCGGTGGGCGCCCTGGCGGTGCTGATCGTTGTTGCCGCCTTCGCCCGGCGAGGTGGCCGATGGTGGTTCGAGGACCTGCTGTTGCGCCGGCGGCTGCGGCGACGCGGCGAGCGCGCGTCGGCCGCGCTGGCTGGTGGCTCGGCGACGGACCCACGGTTGGCCGCGCTCGCCCCCGAGTTGAGCGTCATCGAGTTGACCGACCGGGGCACCCGGCTCGGCATCGGGCAGGACGACCAGGGCTGGTTCGCCGCGGTCGCGCTGCAGTCCGTCAGTGGCGCGACGGTCGGTTCGGTGGACGCCTCCACCGTGGACACCGTGCTGCGGGTGCTCGCGGACTTCAGCGCCCCGGTGTCCCGGGCCCAGGTTGTCGCACACACCCTGGTCTGGTATCCGGCGCCCGGCGCCCCGCCGGCGGCGCACCGGACCGTGTGGGTGGCGCTGCGGCTCACCGTCCGCGACGCCCGGGTGGAGGCGGTGAGCCGGGGCGGCGGGCTGCCCGGCGTGCACCGGACCGTGGCTGCGGGGATCGGCCGGCTCGGCAAGGCGCTCACCTCCGCGGGCCTGGCCCATCGGCCGCTGGGCCGTGAGGAACTGCGGGCGGCGATCGTCTCGGCCGCCGGCCTGGACCTGGTGCCGGAGGCGCCGGCGGAAACCTGGCGAGGGCTGCGCGGCGGCGGTTGGACCCACCGCTGCATGTCCCTGCGGGGCCGTTCGGACGCGCCGCTCGGCCCGCTCGTGGACGCGATCACCGCGACCTCTGCGCCGTCGCACACGGTGGCCGCGACGGTATCGGTGGACGGCCGGGTGGCGGCGCCGCTGTTGCGGGTCGCAGCGATGGACAATCACGTCGAGGCGCTGGTCAAGGTGGTGAGTGAGGTCGCGCAGCGGGCAGGCACGTCCACCCGGCCCATGGACGGTCAACACGGTCCGGGCGTCTACGCCACCGCTCCGGTCGCGTCGGCGCTGGGTGCCTCCACCCGTCCGTGACCGCGCCGACCGGGGAGGCGGCACGCGCGGTCAGGGCCGGAGGTTGACGATCCAGCCGTAGAGGCCGCAGACCCAGAAGGCGAGCGGGACCAGCGAGATGATCAGCAGGATCTCGGCGATGTCGAGCAGCCGGCCCCAGACCGGCGAGATGCGCTTGCCGGCGACGGTCAGACCGTAGATCAGGCTGACCACGGCGGCCAGCACCAGCCCGCCGAGGATCAGGCCGAGCCGGACCGGCAGCGACCCACCGGCGAAGGTGGCCGCGGCGGCCAGACCCAGCCCCACGGTGCCGGCCAGCAGCACCGGGGTGCGCTGGGCGCGGCCCAGGAGCGGTCGGGCCCGGAGCAGCGAGAGGAGGGCCAGCACCAGGCACAGCAGCACCGCCGACAGGCGCCCGTCCAGCGCCAGCACCAGTTGCGCGCCCAGCACCAGCAGGGACACCGTCCACAGCAGACCCGTCAGGAACTGGTCGGCGCGTTCACTCTGCTGGAGCACCTGCCGGCCATCCACCGACTCGCTGTCGGTCTTCAGGTCGTCCGGACCGGTCGGGATCGACGGCACCGGCAGTCGGGCCAGCCGGTAGGCCGCCATCGGCAACGCCGGCATCACGCCGAACGCGACCGCCGCCACCACCGCGGCGGAGGCTGGCGCGTCGAGGCCGAAAACCAGACACAGCATCGCGCCCAGGCCGGTCGCGGCCCCCACCCCGATCGCGGCGAAGAAGAGTGGGTACCGGTCGCCGACCGCCAGTACGGCTACCGCACCGGCGACCACCGCAGCGGTCGCCGCGAGCAGGACGTGCGGACTGGCCAGCTCGGTCAGCGGTCGATCGCCGGCGAGCAGCAGCAGGCCGCCGGTGGCGGCATACGCCAGGCCGACCATGGCCAGCACCGCGCCGGTGCGGCTGTCACCGGCGGCCCTGGACAGCACCGCCGCGCCTACCAGCAGCGCCACCGCGACAAGCAGGGCCGCCACCGCGCCGGGCAGGTGCGGCGGGCCGGCGAAGAGCGCGGCCAGCGCGCCCGCGCCGAGCGCCGCCGCGGCGAAGAGCACCGCGAAGGACCGGGTCGCGCCGACCTGCCAGGCGCCGGGGCGTTGATTTGTCGCAGTCGCGACCGCGTCCACCACGTCGTCGAAGACGATTTCCGGGGCCGCCGCGGACCGGGGATTGAAGTAGAGCACCTCACCGTCACGGACGCTGAGCTGCGCAGCGGTGCGCCCGCCGTCCAGGGGTGCACCGCCCAACCGGGACAGAGCCCAGCCGCCGTGCCGCGCACCCTCGTCGGCCATGTCCTCACCGGCGTAGCGCAGCAGGGTGGGCAGCAGATCGGCCATCGGCACGTCCGATGGCAGCGCCAGGTCCATCCGGGTACGGGGAGCCACGATGGTGATCCGGCTCAGACCACCGGTCGCCGTCTTCGTCGCCACAGTGGCCTCCAGGTGTGCGTCTGTGATCGGCTGGCTGCGATGCTGCGGTCCGGGTCCACCGCGTCCACGGCAGATTACCTACGATGACGGGCACGTACGAGGCCCACCCGCGGGCTGTGCTCCGTGGGCGCACGTCATCAGGGCCGCTTCTGGGGAGGAGACAGCCGTGAGCACGGTGGTTTTCCGCCGGCTCCCGCGTCAGCCGGGGCCGGCCTTACCGCGCGGCGAGGTGCTGCTGGAGTCTCCTCCTGAGCTGCCCGAGCCGACGCCCCGCGGGATGGGGCAACTGCTCATGATCCTGCCGATGTTCTGCGGGGTCGGCGCGATGGCGTTCCTCTACGCCGGCAAGGGCGGCGGCATGATGACGTACGTCGCCGGTGGTCTGTTCGGTGTCTCGATGCTCGGCATGGCGATCGGTTCGCTGGCCAACAGCGGTGGCAAGGACAAGGCCGAGTTGAACGCGGACCGCCGCGACTACATGCGCTACCTGGCGCAGATGCGTAAGCGCACCCGCCGTGCCGCCGAGCAGCAGAGGGCCGCGATGGCCTGGCGACACCCGGAGCCCGACGCGCTCTGGTCGATCGCCGCATCCCGGCGGCTCTGGGAGCGACGGATCACCGAGGACGACTTCGGCGAGACCCGGATCGCGCTCGGCCCGCAGCGCCTGGCAGTGGAGATCGTCCCGCCGGAGACGAAGCCGGTGGAGGACCTGGAGCCGATGAGCGCCATCGCGCTGCGCCGCTTCGTACGCGCGCACTCCACCGTGCCCGACCTGCCGACGGCGTTGTCGGTGCGCGCGTTCAGCCGGGTGGTGCTGCGCGGCGACCGCGACGCCGTGCTCGACCTGACCCGGGCGGCGCTCGGGCAGTTGGCCACCTTCCACGCCCCGGACGACCTGGTGATCGCGGTGGTCGCCGCGCCCGACCGCCAGTCGTCCTGGGACTGGGTGAAGTGGCTGCCACACGCACACCACAGTGGCCGGACCGACGCGGCCGGCGCACGCCGGCTGGTCTTCGCCAGCCTGACCGAGGCTGAGGCGTCGCTCGCCGGTGAGCTGGCCGGGCGGCCTCGGTTCGCACCGGAGGCCAAGCCGCTGACGACCGCCCCGCACCTGGTCGTGGTGATCGACGGTGGCGAGATCTCGCCGACCTGCCAGCTGGTGGGCCCGGGGCTGCTCGGCGCCACCGTGATCGACCTCTCCGGGACGGTGCCGCGCGACGCCGGCCGCTGGCTGCTCTGCCTCGACGTGGCTGACGGAAGCTCGCTCGACCTGGTCCGGGGCAGCTCGTCGTCGCCGCTGGGTCGGCCCGACCAGCTCAGCGCCGAGGCCGCCGAGGGGTTGGCCCGCCAGATCGCCCCCTACCGGCTCTCCCAGCAGCAGGCCAGCAGCGACGAGCCGCTGGCCCGCAGCACGGAGCTGCCGGACCTGCTCGGCGTGGGTGACGCCGCGACGGTGGACATTCAGAACACCTGGCGTCCGCGTGGTCACCGGGACCGGCTGCGTATCCCGCTCGGCGTCGGCCCGGATGGCAACGTGGTCGAGCTCGACTTCAAGGAGTCGGCGCACGAAGGCATGGGCCCGCACGGTCTGGTGATCGGTGCTACCGGGTCCGGCAAGAGTGAGCTGCTCCGTACGGTGGTGGCCGCGTTGGCGGTGACCCACTCGTCGGAGGAACTGAACTTCGTCCTGGTGGACTTCAAGGGCGGCGCGACGTTCGCCTCGCTGGAGGCGCTGCCGCACACCAGCGCGGTGATCACCAACCTGGCCGACGAGCTGCCGCTGGTCGACCGGATGCGCGACGCCCTCGCTGGTGAGATGGTGCGCCGGCAGGAGCTGCTGCGGGCGGCCGGCAACTACGTCTCGCGCTTCGAGTACGAGAAGGCCCGTGCGGCCGGTGAGCCACTGGCCCCGATGCCCAGTCTGTTGATCATCTGCGACGAGTTCAGCGAATTGCTCGCCGCCAAGCCGGACTTCATCGACCTGTTCGTGATGATCGGCCGGTTGGGTCGATCGCTCGGCGTGCACCTGCTGCTGGCCAGCCAGCGGCTCGAAGAGGGCAAGCTGCGTGGCCTGGACACCCACCTGTCGTACCGGATCGGTCTGCGTACCTTCTCCGCCGTGGAGAGCCGGATCGTGCTCGGCGTGCCGGACGCGTACGAGCTGCCGAACGCGCCGGGCCACGGCTACCTGAAGACGGACACCAGTACGATGCTGCGGTTCCGGGCCGCGTACGTGTCCGGGGCGTATCGGGCGCCGGGGCAGCAGGCTTCCGCCTCGCAGGCGCTGGTGCAACGTCGGATCGTGCCGTATGGCCTCGATTTCATTCCGGCGCAGGTCCCGCAGACGCCGGTGGACACCGCTCCGGAGCCGGACCAGCCGGCCGATGGCAAGGCCGTGGCGATGCTCGACGTGCTGATCGACCAGCTCAGAGGTCGGGGCCGCCCTGCCCACCAGGTGTGGCTGCCACCACTGGCGGACCCGCCGGGTCTGGGCGAGCTGCTCGGCCCGCTGGCGGTCGACCCGACCTACGGGCTGTGCACGGCGTCCTGGTCCGGGCGCGGGCGGCTGACCGTGCCGGTCGGCGTGGTCGACCGCCCGTACGAGCAGAGCCGCGACCCGATGATGGTCGAGCTGGCCGGGGCCGGTGGCAACGTGGTCATCGTCGGTCGGTCACTGGGCGGCAAGAGCACGATGCTGCGTACGCTGCTCGCCTCGCTCGCGCTCACCCACACGCCACGTGAGGTGCAGTTCTTCTGCCTGGACTTCGGCGGGGGCGCGCTGCGCAGCCTGGAGCGCCTGCCGCACATGGCCGGGGTGGCCGGTCGCCGGGACGTCGAGGCGGTACGCCGGACGGTGGCTGAGGTGGTCGCCGTCCTGGACGACCGGGAGAACCGCTTCGCCCAGCACGGCATCGACTCGGTGGCCAGCTACCGTCGTCGCCGCGCCGCCGGCGAGTTCGCCGATGACCCGTTCGGTGACGTGTTCCTGGTGGTGGATGGCTGGAACACGCTGCGCCAGGAGTACGAGGAGCTGGAGCAGACCATCACCACGCTGGCCAACCGGGGCCTCGGCTTCGGCGTGCACGTGGTGCTCACCGCGATGCGGTGGGCGGAGATCCGGATCAACATGCGGGATCTGCTCGGCACCAAGCTGGAGCTGCGCCTCGGTGACGCGTCCGAGTCCGAGATCGACCGCCGCGCGGCGATGAACGTGCCGGAGAAGTCGCCCGGTCGCGGCCTGACCCGGGACAAGCTGCACTTCCTCACCGCGATCTCGCGGGTCGACGGCCGTCGGGACATCGAGGACCTGAGCGAGGCGTCGCTGTCCCTGGCCGGGCACGTGGCGGCGAACTGGCCTGGCCGTCCGGCGCCGAAGGTGCGGCTGCTGCCGCGCCGGCTGCCGGTGGCCGAGCTGGCCCGGATCATCGACCGGTCGGCGCCCGGTCTGCCGATCGGTGTCAACGAGTCCGCGCTCGCGCCGGTCTACCTGGATCTGGTCAACGAGCCGCACCTGACGGTCTTCGGCGACGCCGAGTGCGGCAAGACCAACCTGCTGCGGTTGATTGCCCGGGGCATCACTGAGCGGTACACGCCCGCTCAGGCCCGGCTGGTGATCGCCGACTACCGGCGTGGCCTGCTGGGGGCGGTGGAGGGCGATCACCTGCTCGACTACGCGCCGTCCAACCAGGCATTCGCCCAGGGCCTCGGCTCGATCCGCAGCGCGCTGTCCAACCGGCTGCCCGGCCCGGACGTGACCACCGCCCAGCTGCGCGATCGCAGCTGGTGGAAGGGCCCGGACCTGTACATCCTGGTGGACGACTACGACCTGGTGGCCTCCGGTGGCAGCAACCCGCTCAGCGCCCTGCACGAGTTGTTGCCGCAGGCGCGTGACATCGGTCTGCACCTGATCGTCACGCGTCGGGTCGGCGGGGTGTCCCGGGCGCTCTACGAGCCGGTGCTGCAGCGGCTGCGCGAGTTGGACTCGCCGGGCCTGCTGATGTCCGGCAACCGGGAGGAGGGCGCGGTCTTCGGTACGTTGCGGCCGAGCCCGCAACCGCCGGGCCGGGGCACCCTCGTCCGCCGCCGCGATGGCCAGCAGCTGATCCAGACCGCCTGGTCTGAGCCGTCCTGAGCGGATCGGTCGTTTGGTGGGGCGTGGTGAGCCATCCCGGTCCGATTCACCACCATCCATTGAACGGCACCGCTCAGGGCTGCGGTGGCTGGACAGGTTCCGCTACGGTCTTCACAGGAGTGTCCGTCGGTGGGGTGTTGGTGCCTTGCCGCGGGGGAG
The window above is part of the Micromonospora sp. LH3U1 genome. Proteins encoded here:
- the eccCa gene encoding type VII secretion protein EccCa encodes the protein MSTVVFRRLPRQPGPALPRGEVLLESPPELPEPTPRGMGQLLMILPMFCGVGAMAFLYAGKGGGMMTYVAGGLFGVSMLGMAIGSLANSGGKDKAELNADRRDYMRYLAQMRKRTRRAAEQQRAAMAWRHPEPDALWSIAASRRLWERRITEDDFGETRIALGPQRLAVEIVPPETKPVEDLEPMSAIALRRFVRAHSTVPDLPTALSVRAFSRVVLRGDRDAVLDLTRAALGQLATFHAPDDLVIAVVAAPDRQSSWDWVKWLPHAHHSGRTDAAGARRLVFASLTEAEASLAGELAGRPRFAPEAKPLTTAPHLVVVIDGGEISPTCQLVGPGLLGATVIDLSGTVPRDAGRWLLCLDVADGSSLDLVRGSSSSPLGRPDQLSAEAAEGLARQIAPYRLSQQQASSDEPLARSTELPDLLGVGDAATVDIQNTWRPRGHRDRLRIPLGVGPDGNVVELDFKESAHEGMGPHGLVIGATGSGKSELLRTVVAALAVTHSSEELNFVLVDFKGGATFASLEALPHTSAVITNLADELPLVDRMRDALAGEMVRRQELLRAAGNYVSRFEYEKARAAGEPLAPMPSLLIICDEFSELLAAKPDFIDLFVMIGRLGRSLGVHLLLASQRLEEGKLRGLDTHLSYRIGLRTFSAVESRIVLGVPDAYELPNAPGHGYLKTDTSTMLRFRAAYVSGAYRAPGQQASASQALVQRRIVPYGLDFIPAQVPQTPVDTAPEPDQPADGKAVAMLDVLIDQLRGRGRPAHQVWLPPLADPPGLGELLGPLAVDPTYGLCTASWSGRGRLTVPVGVVDRPYEQSRDPMMVELAGAGGNVVIVGRSLGGKSTMLRTLLASLALTHTPREVQFFCLDFGGGALRSLERLPHMAGVAGRRDVEAVRRTVAEVVAVLDDRENRFAQHGIDSVASYRRRRAAGEFADDPFGDVFLVVDGWNTLRQEYEELEQTITTLANRGLGFGVHVVLTAMRWAEIRINMRDLLGTKLELRLGDASESEIDRRAAMNVPEKSPGRGLTRDKLHFLTAISRVDGRRDIEDLSEASLSLAGHVAANWPGRPAPKVRLLPRRLPVAELARIIDRSAPGLPIGVNESALAPVYLDLVNEPHLTVFGDAECGKTNLLRLIARGITERYTPAQARLVIADYRRGLLGAVEGDHLLDYAPSNQAFAQGLGSIRSALSNRLPGPDVTTAQLRDRSWWKGPDLYILVDDYDLVASGGSNPLSALHELLPQARDIGLHLIVTRRVGGVSRALYEPVLQRLRELDSPGLLMSGNREEGAVFGTLRPSPQPPGRGTLVRRRDGQQLIQTAWSEPS